Proteins from one Amycolatopsis benzoatilytica AK 16/65 genomic window:
- a CDS encoding ABC transporter permease, producing MSDTNGSGGVHTDPAALQELSDLATAEPAEVGPDGAVAGYRADRTLRLGVELRRQLRRRRTQLVLAFVAVLPFILVVAFQIGQSSPNRRSGGFVDLATASAPNFVVLAFFVSGTFLLPMIVALFFGDTIASESSWSSLKYLLAIPVPRHRLLRQKAAVSGLLSIAALVLLPVMSLLVGLIWYGAGDAISPTGDAVSFGDSMLALLLSTVYIVVQLAWVAGLALLLSVSTEAPLGAVGGTVLVAILSQILDQITALAGLRNYLPTHYSFAWIDLISTDIDWTNLASGVLSSVVYTTVFLLLAGRRFARKDVTS from the coding sequence ATGAGCGACACCAACGGTTCCGGCGGGGTGCACACCGATCCCGCCGCGCTGCAGGAGCTGAGCGATCTGGCCACCGCGGAGCCGGCCGAGGTCGGCCCGGACGGCGCGGTCGCGGGCTACCGGGCCGATCGGACGCTGCGGCTCGGCGTGGAGCTACGGCGGCAGCTGCGCCGCCGGCGGACCCAGCTCGTGCTGGCGTTCGTCGCGGTGCTGCCGTTCATCCTCGTCGTCGCGTTCCAGATCGGGCAGTCCAGCCCGAACCGCCGCTCCGGCGGATTCGTGGACCTCGCGACGGCGAGCGCGCCGAACTTCGTGGTGCTCGCGTTCTTCGTGTCCGGCACATTCTTGCTGCCGATGATCGTCGCGCTGTTCTTCGGCGACACCATCGCGAGCGAATCGTCGTGGTCGAGCCTCAAGTACCTGCTCGCGATCCCGGTGCCGCGGCACCGGCTGCTGCGGCAGAAGGCCGCGGTGTCCGGCCTGCTGTCGATCGCGGCGCTGGTGCTGCTGCCGGTGATGTCGCTGCTCGTCGGGCTGATCTGGTACGGCGCGGGCGACGCGATCAGCCCGACCGGCGACGCGGTCAGCTTCGGCGACAGCATGCTCGCGCTGCTGCTGTCCACTGTGTACATCGTGGTGCAGCTGGCCTGGGTAGCCGGGCTGGCGCTGCTGCTGAGCGTCTCGACGGAAGCGCCGCTCGGCGCGGTCGGCGGGACGGTGCTGGTGGCGATCCTGTCGCAGATCCTCGACCAGATCACCGCGCTCGCGGGGCTGCGCAACTACCTGCCGACGCACTACTCGTTCGCCTGGATCGACCTGATCTCCACCGACATCGACTGGACGAACCTGGCCAGCGGCGTGCTGTCGTCGGTCGTGTACACGACGGTGTTCCTGCTGCTGGCGGGCCGCCGGTTCGCACGCAAAGACGTCACGAGCTGA
- a CDS encoding enoyl-CoA hydratase/isomerase family protein: MTTHLELDADVAVLTLDHGRGNTLDTATCRDLVLKLEEADAAGARAVVLTGSGDIFSAGVDLVTLDAGGARYVSDFLPALSDAFLSIFSFPRPVVAAVNGHAIAGGMVLAAACDHRIAGDGPGRIGVTELLVGVPFPLSALEILRCSYGTTPLPALIYSGATLTMADALARGLVDEVVPAENVLGRARELATRLGELPAEAFAHTKAQVRQPYHERIAENRVSDDAQVERMWRSEPALAAVKAYVDKVLRH; encoded by the coding sequence GTGACGACCCACCTCGAACTCGATGCCGACGTCGCCGTGCTGACCCTCGATCACGGCCGCGGCAACACCCTGGACACCGCCACCTGCCGCGACCTGGTGCTGAAGCTCGAAGAAGCCGACGCGGCGGGCGCCCGCGCGGTCGTGCTCACCGGATCCGGCGACATCTTCTCCGCCGGAGTGGACCTGGTGACGCTCGACGCGGGCGGTGCTCGCTACGTCAGCGATTTCCTGCCCGCGCTGTCGGACGCCTTCCTGTCGATCTTCAGCTTCCCGCGCCCCGTGGTGGCCGCGGTGAACGGGCACGCGATCGCCGGCGGCATGGTGCTCGCGGCCGCGTGCGACCACCGGATCGCCGGCGACGGACCCGGCCGGATCGGAGTGACCGAACTGCTGGTCGGGGTGCCGTTCCCGTTGTCGGCGCTGGAAATCCTGCGCTGCAGCTACGGCACGACGCCGCTCCCGGCGCTCATCTACAGCGGGGCGACGCTGACCATGGCCGACGCGCTCGCCCGCGGCCTGGTCGACGAGGTGGTGCCCGCCGAGAACGTGCTCGGCCGGGCCCGCGAACTTGCCACCCGCCTCGGCGAACTGCCCGCGGAGGCGTTCGCGCACACGAAGGCGCAGGTCCGGCAGCCCTACCACGAGCGGATCGCGGAGAACCGCGTGTCCGACGACGCGCAGGTGGAACGGATGTGGCGGTCCGAACCCGCACTCGCGGCGGTGAAGGCGTACGTCGATAAGGTGCTGCGGCACTGA
- a CDS encoding type II toxin-antitoxin system VapC family toxin — protein MIIDSSAIVAILLREPGHDRLEERLAEATAPRIGAPTLVEVGVVLTVRLGSRGRLALARFVQDNRIGVVPFTEEHSETATDAFSQFGKGRHPAKLDLGDCYSYATAKVAGEPLLCIGDDFPQTDLELVKLEGPLTVAEPAKSGPPARGRALN, from the coding sequence GTGATCATCGACAGCTCCGCGATCGTCGCGATTCTCCTGCGCGAGCCGGGCCACGATCGACTCGAAGAACGGCTCGCGGAGGCGACCGCGCCGAGAATCGGCGCGCCGACCTTGGTGGAGGTGGGCGTTGTCCTGACGGTGCGGCTCGGTTCCCGAGGCAGGCTGGCCCTGGCCCGGTTCGTCCAGGACAACCGCATCGGGGTCGTGCCCTTCACCGAGGAACACAGCGAGACCGCCACCGATGCTTTCAGCCAGTTCGGCAAGGGGCGTCATCCGGCGAAGCTGGATCTCGGCGACTGCTACAGCTACGCCACCGCCAAGGTCGCCGGAGAGCCACTGCTCTGCATCGGCGACGACTTCCCGCAAACCGATCTGGAGCTGGTCAAGCTGGAGGGGCCGCTGACGGTCGCCGAACCGGCGAAAAGCGGACCCCCGGCCCGGGGGCGCGCTCTGAACTGA
- a CDS encoding type II toxin-antitoxin system VapB family antitoxin, with protein MNIEDPDAERLAAEVAELTGTTKTGAVRESLQLRRDQLRKHENAEERLKQMRRVLEEEIWPLIPPEELGKPISKEEWEDILGFGPGGV; from the coding sequence ATGAACATCGAAGATCCGGACGCGGAGCGCCTGGCTGCCGAGGTGGCCGAGTTGACCGGCACCACGAAGACCGGCGCGGTCCGCGAGTCTCTTCAGCTCCGCCGCGACCAGCTGCGCAAGCACGAGAACGCCGAGGAGCGGCTGAAGCAGATGCGCCGGGTGCTCGAAGAGGAGATCTGGCCGCTCATCCCGCCCGAGGAACTGGGGAAGCCGATCTCCAAGGAAGAGTGGGAAGACATTCTCGGATTCGGGCCGGGTGGCGTGTGA
- the uvrB gene encoding excinuclease ABC subunit UvrB: MAFATEHPVLAQSDFRPVSEVPRAGGRFEVVSEYQPAGDQPAAIDDLERRINAGEKDVVLLGATGTGKSATTAWLIERVQRPTLVMAPNKTLAAQLANELRELFPNNAVEYFVSYYDYYQPEAYIAQTDTYIEKDSSINDDVERLRHSATMNLLSRRDVIVVASVSCIYGLGTPQSYLDRSTKLEVGGTVERDVLLRALVDVQYSRNDIAFARGTFRVRGDTVEIIPAYEELAIRVEFFGDEIDKLYYLHPLTGDIVREVDEVRIFPATHYVAGPERMEKAIRGIEAELEERLAELEKQGKLLEAQRLRMRTAYDIEMMRQVGFCSGIENYSRHIDGRGAGTAPATLIDYFPDDFLLVIDESHQTVPQIGGMYEGDMSRKRNLVEYGFRLPSAVDNRPLTWEEFSDRIGQTVYLSATPGPYEMGQTGGEFVEQVIRPTGLVDPKVVVKPTEGQIDDLVHEIRDRAEKDERVLVTTLTKKMSEDLTDYLLELGIRVRYLHSEVDTLRRVELLRQLRAGDYDVLVGINLLREGLDLPEVSLVAILDADKEGFLRSGTSLIQTIGRAARNVSGEVHMYADKITDSMRYAIDETDRRRAKQVAYNEERGLDPQPLRKKIADILDRVYNEAEDSDETVAVGGSGRNASRGKKPEQGDRVRSSGMLTDKNVSGMPRAELADLIQQMTDQMMQAARDLQFELAARLRDEVADLKKELRGMDAAGIK; encoded by the coding sequence GTGGCTTTCGCAACCGAACACCCCGTCCTCGCCCAGTCCGACTTCCGCCCGGTCTCCGAGGTGCCTCGCGCCGGCGGCCGGTTCGAGGTCGTCAGCGAATACCAGCCCGCCGGCGACCAGCCGGCGGCCATCGACGATCTCGAACGCCGGATCAACGCGGGCGAGAAGGACGTGGTGCTGCTGGGCGCCACCGGCACCGGAAAATCGGCCACCACCGCGTGGCTGATCGAGCGCGTCCAGCGGCCCACCTTGGTGATGGCCCCGAACAAGACGCTGGCCGCCCAGCTGGCCAACGAGCTGCGCGAGCTGTTCCCGAACAACGCGGTCGAATACTTCGTCAGCTACTACGACTACTACCAGCCCGAGGCGTACATCGCGCAGACGGACACCTACATCGAGAAGGACTCGTCGATCAACGACGACGTCGAGCGGCTGCGCCACTCCGCCACGATGAACCTGCTGTCCCGTCGCGACGTCATCGTGGTCGCGTCCGTCTCCTGCATCTACGGACTGGGCACCCCGCAGTCCTACCTCGACCGGTCCACGAAGCTCGAGGTCGGCGGCACGGTGGAGCGCGACGTGCTGCTGCGCGCGCTGGTCGACGTCCAGTACTCGCGCAACGACATCGCCTTCGCGCGCGGCACGTTCCGGGTCCGCGGCGACACGGTGGAAATCATCCCGGCGTACGAGGAGCTGGCGATCCGGGTCGAGTTCTTCGGCGACGAAATCGACAAGCTGTACTACCTGCACCCGCTCACCGGCGACATCGTGCGCGAGGTCGACGAGGTCCGGATCTTCCCGGCCACGCACTACGTCGCCGGCCCCGAGCGGATGGAGAAGGCGATCCGCGGCATCGAGGCCGAGCTGGAGGAGCGGCTGGCCGAGCTGGAGAAACAGGGCAAGCTGCTGGAGGCGCAGCGGCTGCGGATGCGCACCGCCTACGACATCGAGATGATGCGCCAGGTCGGCTTCTGCTCCGGCATCGAGAACTACTCGCGGCACATCGACGGCCGCGGCGCGGGCACCGCGCCGGCCACCCTGATTGACTACTTCCCGGACGACTTCCTGCTGGTGATCGACGAATCGCACCAGACCGTGCCGCAGATCGGCGGCATGTACGAGGGCGACATGAGCCGGAAGCGGAACCTGGTCGAATACGGGTTCCGGCTGCCGAGCGCGGTCGACAACCGGCCGCTGACCTGGGAGGAGTTCTCCGACCGGATCGGCCAGACGGTGTACCTGTCGGCGACCCCGGGCCCGTACGAGATGGGCCAGACCGGCGGCGAGTTCGTCGAGCAGGTCATCCGGCCGACCGGCCTGGTCGACCCGAAGGTGGTCGTGAAGCCGACCGAGGGCCAGATCGACGACCTGGTGCACGAGATCCGCGACCGCGCGGAGAAGGACGAGCGCGTCCTGGTCACCACGCTCACCAAGAAGATGTCCGAGGATCTCACCGACTATCTGCTGGAGCTGGGCATCCGGGTCCGCTACCTGCACTCGGAGGTCGACACGCTGCGCCGGGTCGAACTGCTGCGCCAGCTGCGGGCAGGCGACTACGACGTGCTGGTCGGCATCAACCTGCTGCGCGAGGGCCTCGACCTGCCCGAGGTGTCGCTCGTCGCGATCCTCGATGCGGACAAGGAAGGCTTCCTGCGCAGCGGCACGTCGCTGATCCAGACCATCGGCCGCGCGGCGCGCAACGTGTCCGGCGAGGTCCACATGTACGCGGACAAGATCACCGACTCGATGCGGTACGCGATCGACGAAACCGACCGCCGCCGCGCGAAGCAGGTCGCCTACAACGAGGAACGCGGTCTCGACCCGCAGCCGCTGCGCAAGAAGATCGCCGACATCCTGGACCGCGTCTACAACGAAGCCGAAGACTCCGACGAAACGGTCGCTGTCGGCGGCTCCGGCCGCAACGCCTCGCGCGGCAAGAAGCCGGAACAGGGCGACCGCGTCCGCAGCTCCGGGATGCTCACCGACAAGAACGTGTCCGGGATGCCGCGCGCGGAACTGGCCGACCTCATCCAGCAGATGACCGACCAGATGATGCAAGCCGCCCGCGACCTGCAGTTCGAACTGGCCGCCCGGCTCCGCGACGAGGTCGCCGACCTGAAGAAGGAGCTGCGCGGGATGGACGCGGCCGGAATCAAGTAA
- a CDS encoding DUF5685 family protein, with product MFGIIKPCRHRLAGRLHADWMAHLCGLCLALRDQHGQFARIVTNYDALLISALVEAQTPRGPGRRDAGPCPMRAMRPASVAIGEGARLAAAVSLVLASAKVDDHVADRDGAFARRPVAGAARLVARRWAAQGGRTGADLGFDTTVLTQAVGRQGELERAIRTGDSALLATEPAELATSAAFAQTAVIAGRPGNRAPLAEAGRLFGRVAHLLDAVEDLNDDAASGAWNPLLVTGTSLDEAHRLCSDAVLGVELALREVRFDDAALVHALLVHELRQAVRRAFGHHHLSGHDLHGHDLHGQQPPPGWIGPGPQPQQNPYGPGQPYQPGYRAPGQQPGYGQQPGYGVPVPPGYRPAGAPGPGGGGPTGPWGPGGPGGPGGPGGPGGPNGPDGPPPEPPKDNGPADGQGGGCWSPKFSVPAKSRNFFSGCAIATYMCCTCQFCCRDPYPGPWSGKSHAVSCGDCDCSCCEWCQCCECLECCDGCN from the coding sequence TTGTTCGGGATCATCAAGCCCTGCCGGCATCGGCTGGCCGGGCGGCTGCACGCGGACTGGATGGCGCACCTGTGCGGCCTCTGCCTGGCGCTGCGGGACCAGCATGGGCAGTTCGCCCGAATTGTAACAAACTATGACGCGTTGCTCATCTCCGCCTTGGTCGAAGCGCAGACTCCGCGAGGCCCGGGCCGACGCGACGCCGGCCCCTGCCCGATGCGCGCGATGCGCCCGGCGTCGGTCGCGATCGGCGAAGGCGCTCGGCTCGCCGCCGCAGTGTCGCTGGTCCTGGCGTCGGCCAAGGTCGACGACCACGTAGCCGACCGCGACGGCGCCTTCGCCCGGCGCCCGGTGGCCGGCGCGGCTCGGCTGGTCGCCCGCCGCTGGGCCGCGCAGGGCGGCCGGACCGGCGCGGACCTGGGCTTCGACACGACCGTCCTGACCCAGGCGGTCGGCAGGCAGGGCGAGCTGGAACGCGCGATCCGGACCGGTGATTCGGCGCTGCTGGCGACCGAACCGGCTGAGCTGGCCACGTCCGCCGCGTTCGCGCAGACCGCCGTGATCGCCGGGCGTCCGGGCAACCGCGCGCCGCTGGCCGAGGCCGGCCGGCTGTTCGGACGGGTGGCGCACCTGCTCGACGCGGTCGAGGACCTGAACGACGACGCCGCCAGCGGAGCGTGGAACCCGTTGCTGGTCACCGGGACTTCGCTGGACGAGGCGCACCGGCTGTGCTCGGACGCGGTGCTCGGGGTCGAGCTCGCGCTGCGCGAGGTCCGGTTCGACGACGCGGCGCTCGTGCACGCGCTGCTGGTGCACGAACTGCGCCAGGCGGTGCGGCGCGCGTTCGGGCACCACCACCTGTCCGGACACGATCTGCACGGACACGATCTGCACGGACAGCAGCCGCCGCCCGGGTGGATCGGGCCGGGGCCGCAGCCGCAGCAGAATCCGTACGGGCCGGGCCAGCCTTACCAGCCGGGATACCGCGCGCCGGGGCAGCAGCCGGGGTACGGGCAGCAGCCGGGGTACGGGGTGCCGGTCCCGCCCGGATACCGGCCCGCGGGCGCGCCCGGTCCGGGCGGCGGCGGTCCGACCGGGCCGTGGGGTCCTGGTGGACCCGGGGGCCCTGGTGGACCCGGTGGGCCTGGTGGCCCGAACGGCCCCGACGGCCCGCCGCCGGAACCGCCGAAGGACAACGGCCCGGCCGACGGCCAGGGCGGCGGTTGCTGGTCCCCGAAGTTCTCGGTCCCGGCGAAGTCGCGGAACTTCTTCTCCGGCTGCGCCATCGCCACGTACATGTGCTGCACCTGCCAGTTCTGCTGCCGCGACCCGTACCCGGGCCCGTGGAGCGGCAAGTCGCACGCCGTCAGCTGCGGCGACTGCGACTGCAGCTGCTGCGAATGGTGCCAATGCTGCGAGTGCCTCGAATGCTGCGACGGCTGTAACTGA
- a CDS encoding DUF402 domain-containing protein yields MTDLHPPKVETFDPAARVNVDNKGIRREVEEFREEPFGLYLARPTPGRAQFSYLESWLLPRLGLRITDFWFAPGHERDQDFYLDVVRVHRDGPRWVATDLYLDLVLKDKVSVRVIDTDELLAAVSAGLLPPDEGEYALEVAYATVEGLASHGYDLAAWLAAEEVALGWRRHP; encoded by the coding sequence ATGACCGATCTGCATCCGCCGAAGGTGGAGACCTTCGACCCGGCGGCCCGGGTGAACGTGGACAACAAGGGCATCCGCCGCGAGGTCGAGGAGTTCCGGGAGGAGCCGTTCGGCCTGTACCTGGCCCGGCCGACGCCCGGGCGGGCGCAGTTCAGCTACCTCGAATCGTGGCTGCTGCCCAGGCTCGGCCTGCGGATCACCGACTTCTGGTTCGCCCCCGGCCACGAACGCGACCAGGACTTCTACCTCGACGTGGTGCGGGTGCACCGCGACGGCCCGCGCTGGGTCGCCACCGATCTCTATCTCGACCTGGTGCTCAAGGACAAGGTGTCGGTCCGGGTGATCGACACCGACGAACTCCTCGCCGCCGTCTCGGCCGGGCTGCTGCCCCCGGACGAGGGCGAGTACGCGCTGGAAGTCGCCTACGCCACGGTGGAAGGGCTGGCGTCGCACGGGTACGACCTGGCTGCCTGGCTGGCCGCCGAAGAGGTGGCGCTGGGCTGGCGCAGGCATCCCTGA
- a CDS encoding class I SAM-dependent methyltransferase has translation MERTANQVTVELVSALYREHAGALRTAKQAQLAHRRAHPSMKTQLDDIEAEITYLLLRHLRPEKVVEIGSLHGWSTSWILRALADNGTGRLTTVDLVGHAVATVPAELAGNRWEFRQGDARHLAGDWLSDVDYLFIDADHGARFAQWYLNQVFPKIDAAVSVHDVFHRRAPLPFTEGAEVLRWLAKTQVPYFTAARARAKDAHARLGDLRRGLGLDSVVHTGRDNPMIYFRVHRSAEQGSPAGGGRVASFG, from the coding sequence ATGGAACGAACCGCGAACCAGGTGACCGTCGAACTCGTGTCCGCGCTCTACCGCGAGCACGCCGGAGCGTTGCGCACCGCGAAGCAAGCCCAGCTGGCGCATCGCCGGGCGCACCCGTCGATGAAAACCCAGCTGGACGACATCGAAGCCGAGATCACCTACCTGCTGCTGCGGCACCTGCGCCCGGAGAAAGTCGTCGAGATCGGCTCGCTGCACGGCTGGTCGACCAGCTGGATCCTGCGCGCGCTCGCGGACAACGGGACCGGCCGGCTGACCACCGTCGACCTGGTCGGACACGCGGTCGCGACCGTTCCCGCCGAACTGGCCGGGAACCGCTGGGAGTTCCGCCAGGGCGACGCGCGTCACCTGGCCGGTGATTGGCTGTCCGATGTGGACTATCTGTTCATCGACGCCGACCACGGCGCGCGGTTCGCCCAGTGGTACCTCAACCAGGTCTTCCCGAAGATCGACGCGGCGGTGAGCGTGCACGACGTGTTCCACCGCCGCGCTCCCCTGCCGTTCACCGAAGGCGCGGAAGTGCTGCGGTGGCTGGCGAAAACGCAGGTTCCGTACTTCACGGCCGCCCGCGCCCGGGCCAAGGACGCCCACGCCCGGCTCGGCGACTTGCGCCGCGGACTCGGTCTCGACTCCGTGGTCCACACCGGCCGCGACAACCCGATGATCTACTTCCGCGTCCACCGATCGGCGGAGCAAGGCTCTCCGGCCGGCGGAGGCCGGGTCGCGTCGTTCGGTTGA
- a CDS encoding glycosyltransferase family 39 protein has protein sequence MTTAAAPSTPDRALAEFARRPVALLAAGTAAVLLATAGRFGYFGDELYFLAAGKHLAWGYADQPPVLPWLAWLANTIAPGSLVVFRVPAILATAAGVVVTGLIAREMGGGRKAQTRAAAAYAICGQFVGSGHYLATSTVDPLLWTIVLWLLVRWIRTRDDNLLLWLGVATAVGLNVKFLIGGFWAVTAVTALVFGPRELLRRPKLWAGAAIAALACVPTLIWQASNGWPQLGMGEAVSREVNDAGGRAIFVPALLAGAGLVIGALGVLYGLAVLLGSARLRPYRFLGWAALGVFALFFVGNGRFYYAAGTFSVLWAAAAVHLQDRRPAVWWRWVPTWPVFALSAIYSLPYALPIWPEQWLVEHPEVPRPAYALEEVGWPDLTASVAAQYRALPPDQRTHTALVTGGYWQAGALGRYGPEQGLPEPYSASRGFWYFGRPSDDATTVLFVGREPQKLAAHFRSARIVGEVDNRLGVPNYSRNMPIWLLSGRLGSWAGIWPQLKDLKA, from the coding sequence GTGACCACGGCCGCCGCGCCGAGCACGCCGGACCGCGCACTCGCCGAGTTCGCGCGGCGACCGGTCGCCTTGCTCGCGGCCGGAACCGCCGCCGTACTCCTCGCCACCGCCGGCCGCTTCGGCTATTTCGGCGACGAGCTGTACTTCCTCGCCGCCGGAAAGCACCTGGCCTGGGGTTACGCGGACCAGCCGCCAGTGCTGCCGTGGCTGGCCTGGCTGGCGAACACGATCGCACCCGGTTCGCTCGTCGTGTTCCGCGTCCCGGCGATCCTCGCCACCGCCGCGGGCGTCGTGGTCACCGGGCTGATCGCGCGCGAGATGGGCGGCGGGCGCAAGGCGCAGACCCGGGCCGCCGCCGCATACGCGATCTGCGGCCAGTTCGTCGGCAGCGGGCACTATCTCGCGACGTCCACTGTGGACCCTCTGCTGTGGACGATCGTGTTGTGGCTGCTGGTGCGCTGGATCCGCACCCGGGACGACAATCTGCTGCTCTGGCTTGGCGTCGCCACCGCTGTCGGGCTGAATGTGAAGTTCCTCATCGGCGGCTTCTGGGCGGTGACCGCCGTGACCGCGCTGGTGTTCGGCCCACGCGAACTGCTGCGCCGGCCGAAGCTATGGGCGGGCGCGGCGATCGCCGCCCTCGCTTGCGTGCCCACGCTGATCTGGCAAGCGTCGAACGGCTGGCCCCAGCTCGGCATGGGCGAAGCGGTGTCGCGCGAGGTGAACGATGCGGGCGGCCGGGCGATCTTCGTGCCGGCGCTGCTCGCGGGCGCGGGCCTGGTCATCGGCGCGCTCGGCGTCTTGTACGGCCTGGCGGTGCTGCTCGGCAGCGCGCGGCTGCGGCCGTACCGGTTCCTCGGCTGGGCCGCGCTCGGCGTCTTTGCTCTGTTCTTCGTCGGCAACGGCCGGTTCTATTACGCCGCGGGCACTTTCAGCGTGTTGTGGGCGGCCGCCGCGGTCCACCTGCAGGACCGCCGGCCCGCGGTGTGGTGGCGCTGGGTGCCGACGTGGCCGGTCTTCGCCTTGTCCGCGATCTACAGCCTGCCGTACGCGCTCCCGATCTGGCCGGAGCAATGGCTGGTCGAGCACCCAGAGGTCCCGCGCCCGGCGTACGCGTTGGAAGAGGTCGGCTGGCCCGATCTGACCGCGTCGGTCGCGGCCCAGTACCGCGCGCTGCCGCCTGACCAGCGCACGCACACCGCGCTCGTCACCGGCGGCTATTGGCAGGCCGGCGCGCTCGGCCGCTACGGCCCGGAGCAGGGCCTGCCCGAGCCGTACAGCGCCAGCCGCGGCTTCTGGTACTTCGGCCGGCCGAGCGACGACGCAACCACGGTGCTGTTCGTGGGCCGGGAACCGCAGAAGCTGGCCGCGCACTTCCGGTCCGCGCGGATCGTCGGCGAGGTCGACAACCGGCTCGGCGTGCCGAACTACAGCCGGAACATGCCGATCTGGCTGCTGTCCGGACGGCTCGGCAGCTGGGCCGGGATCTGGCCGCAGCTGAAAGACCTCAAAGCGTGA
- a CDS encoding response regulator has translation MTITLLIADDHPIVRDGLRGIFTGERGFEVLGEAAHGAEAVTLAEALKPDVVLMDLRMPGTGGVAAITELARLGNPARVLVLTTYDTDSDVLPAIEAGATGYLLKDSPREELFRAVRAAARGEAVLSPAVANRILGQLRAPAPESLSQREIEVLNLVARGSTNKEAAKKLFISEATVKTHLLHVYAKLGVKDRAAAVAVAFERGLLGSRP, from the coding sequence ATGACGATCACGCTGCTCATCGCCGACGATCACCCGATCGTCCGAGACGGGCTGCGCGGCATCTTCACCGGCGAGCGCGGTTTCGAGGTGCTGGGCGAAGCCGCGCACGGGGCCGAGGCGGTCACTCTGGCCGAAGCGCTGAAACCGGACGTCGTGCTGATGGACCTGCGGATGCCCGGCACCGGCGGCGTCGCCGCGATCACCGAACTCGCCCGGCTCGGCAACCCGGCGCGGGTGCTCGTGCTGACTACCTACGACACCGACTCCGACGTGCTGCCCGCGATCGAAGCCGGCGCGACCGGCTACTTGCTCAAGGATTCGCCGCGCGAAGAACTGTTCCGCGCGGTGCGCGCGGCCGCGCGCGGCGAGGCGGTCCTCTCCCCCGCGGTCGCCAACCGGATCCTGGGGCAGTTGCGGGCACCGGCACCGGAATCGTTGTCGCAGCGCGAGATCGAGGTGCTGAACCTGGTCGCACGCGGGTCGACGAACAAGGAAGCGGCGAAGAAGCTGTTCATCAGCGAGGCGACGGTGAAGACGCACCTCCTGCACGTGTACGCGAAGCTCGGTGTCAAAGATCGGGCAGCCGCGGTAGCGGTGGCTTTCGAGCGTGGATTGCTCGGTTCACGGCCGTAA
- a CDS encoding GNAT family N-acetyltransferase encodes MSDDPVRIRIAGAHDAAVIAHIHLTSRSAAMPYLPPQPLSHAQVTAWVRDLVLKRCRTWMAVRGEEVLGYAALDGDVLDDLYLRPDFRRQGIGTLLLDEVKRHSPAGLSLRVFEQNTEARAFYARHGFTVLDRDDGSRNTENLPDLTLRWAPEA; translated from the coding sequence GTGAGTGACGATCCGGTGCGGATCCGAATCGCGGGGGCGCACGATGCTGCCGTGATCGCGCACATCCATTTGACCTCCAGGTCGGCGGCCATGCCATACCTGCCGCCGCAGCCGCTCAGCCACGCGCAGGTGACGGCCTGGGTCCGCGACCTCGTCCTCAAGCGATGCCGCACCTGGATGGCCGTGCGGGGCGAGGAAGTGCTCGGCTATGCGGCTCTCGACGGCGACGTGCTCGACGATCTGTACCTGCGCCCGGACTTCCGGCGGCAGGGGATCGGCACGCTGCTGCTCGACGAGGTCAAACGACACAGTCCGGCTGGGCTGTCGCTGCGGGTGTTCGAGCAGAACACCGAGGCGCGGGCGTTCTACGCGCGGCACGGGTTCACGGTGCTCGACCGCGACGACGGATCGCGCAACACGGAGAACCTGCCGGACCTGACTCTGCGCTGGGCTCCGGAGGCCTAG